In Thermococcus sp. CX2, the following are encoded in one genomic region:
- a CDS encoding ATP-binding protein, whose product MAKSDLILRPSQIARYFELEKCPKYIYWLSKKEELKSELSQLDEKIQNKLKGKIDEILREQGENFELAQLDILSQMTGIPENNIIKSEKKFANLIWYILNPQFYKEKQRIFFQPHIEGQIGIYKIEGKADIILVRHLPHKVEIWIFEAKFTNQEKFHHRIQAVAYAMLIYNAVRTSIKNRDISVYVAVLTKKNNLNSAYDCLKKRGFSEEIRPNADILNELREQGCLKALKFPEETRTYIEILKQHLKKDGTFSKLIEGKEIPRFWISKRCQNCPYEALCIKEAVEEQSLGLLGILPGDQELLEEMDIKTLEDLANLYDYPEKLSPKNFEPLKPKDSEKVNAILKRLNITNLQKLSQGAYRLLREINRRAGEPDYFPDWLQGSGFNLPKDTYREDDIITPNYPSGSLIRTYIFVQHDPIYDRIAILSAVVENTLSNKQKVIVKIIQELSEDEDKMDVFERQLLDEFFEELFRAIKEVKPQELNLDEFFENREPDKKPWKSPEESQKYGYVHLYFYSRFQRNSLMDAIKRHSNKLKYYKGIRWILGLRSAIDFKPREQDTVSIIQEGIKRRKALRFPGLGIIVTTAQHRIPGRGDDLWFRWDSSLTGKFENIFKIAAKKEIREYQSVHINLNRLIVASGSEFSGEIYPVINRDLEQIPLEYLWKDIKDEKGRFELAELAKYFALAIRHLERSVPEWYKDATVRKEPIPIDDLEAQGFEEISLAEVLMEYQKLEHHTKKELMEEYYRLPLKERCSTGKSLLIKIESIERPDKDTTIIHGYALLPDGQRWDLESAPPISLSEDSFVVVTPVIEENGGFRQITKYKDPKSIQHSIPATIQFLDENSGRVSIKLLQPFGIESYEFVAEEHLYLDNENRVRRLKNGDMTLHPGGYLVIDETVDDINSSRAYDTLDTLRENTNTHPFYSKLNSLYKSQRITKDKIDLMKITPPWTKGDIEEFINTFLIEKVNDEQRSFILDWDKNLVNLQGPPGTGKTSWAISPAILSRVYSSLKQGNDILVLVTGISHRAVNEALTSFMKLFSSLKEEFEGKDINIYRLVNSSEQRDKIRRELENELPEETFSNVKFINYNKDSIPFSSPKKDDIPLSKFLHHPRAVIVFGTTGAISGLSNRKLSNGNKINIAADLIVIDEASMMDLPMFFLATSFLKENGQVLLVGDHRQMQPIQQHDWEHEDRETIEQHTPFLSAINFIRFLRGELSESEREDFKRFLYRDPPLWENSDLREKILPFHRLNETYRLPQVSADMHTDLFYKYDGIELKSKKNEIETLRQHSEKFKTKLKEHIRKLKGNPATHTIEPEYPITLVLHDENKSTKVNEVEKLIISKIVKSLPEEYTTKEKFGVVVPFKAQRAQIKNLLREVGLEHVQVDTVERFQGGEKDIIIISLTASDPSYISAVLEFLFNPNRLNVAASRMKEKLIIIGSQEVFNATTKDIQKFEELIEPWRTLFRKIRAHGEKLWNGTLEEFIGDVESEKDRYQKILEKYQVTNLEVFGIKEWPKDL is encoded by the coding sequence ATGGCCAAGTCAGATTTAATTTTACGCCCAAGTCAGATAGCCAGATATTTTGAACTTGAGAAATGTCCGAAATATATTTACTGGCTGAGTAAGAAAGAGGAACTTAAAAGTGAGCTTTCTCAGTTAGATGAAAAGATACAAAACAAATTAAAAGGAAAAATTGACGAGATATTGAGAGAACAGGGAGAAAACTTCGAATTAGCACAATTGGATATCTTGAGTCAAATGACTGGTATTCCTGAAAATAACATAATTAAGTCTGAGAAAAAATTTGCAAACTTAATCTGGTATATATTGAATCCTCAGTTCTACAAAGAGAAGCAACGTATTTTCTTCCAGCCCCACATAGAGGGTCAAATTGGGATATACAAAATTGAAGGCAAGGCCGATATCATCTTAGTAAGGCATCTGCCCCACAAGGTCGAAATCTGGATTTTTGAAGCAAAGTTTACCAATCAAGAAAAGTTCCATCATAGAATCCAAGCAGTAGCATATGCAATGTTAATTTACAATGCGGTCAGGACTTCAATAAAGAATCGTGACATTAGTGTCTATGTTGCAGTCCTCACAAAAAAGAACAATCTCAACTCTGCATACGATTGTTTGAAAAAACGTGGATTTTCAGAAGAAATTAGGCCAAATGCTGATATTTTAAATGAACTCCGAGAACAAGGCTGCCTAAAAGCTCTTAAATTTCCCGAAGAAACGAGAACATATATTGAGATTTTAAAACAACACCTAAAAAAAGATGGGACATTTAGTAAACTAATAGAAGGGAAAGAAATCCCAAGGTTTTGGATCAGTAAGAGATGTCAAAATTGCCCATATGAAGCCCTGTGTATCAAAGAAGCTGTGGAAGAACAGAGTCTAGGATTATTAGGTATCCTGCCTGGAGACCAAGAACTTCTTGAAGAAATGGATATTAAAACATTAGAGGACTTAGCGAATCTATATGACTATCCGGAAAAATTAAGCCCGAAAAATTTTGAACCTCTTAAACCTAAGGATAGCGAAAAAGTAAATGCTATCTTAAAACGCCTGAACATAACAAACCTCCAGAAACTTTCCCAAGGTGCATACAGGCTTCTAAGGGAGATAAATCGCAGAGCTGGAGAGCCAGATTACTTCCCAGACTGGCTACAAGGTTCCGGATTCAACTTACCTAAAGACACTTACAGAGAAGATGATATCATAACCCCTAACTATCCATCAGGATCCCTTATTCGGACGTATATATTTGTCCAGCATGACCCGATTTACGACAGAATAGCAATCTTGAGTGCAGTCGTGGAAAACACTCTCTCCAATAAGCAGAAAGTGATCGTCAAGATTATTCAAGAGCTCTCTGAAGATGAAGATAAAATGGACGTGTTTGAAAGACAGCTACTTGATGAGTTCTTTGAAGAACTGTTCCGAGCAATAAAAGAGGTAAAACCACAGGAATTGAACCTTGATGAATTCTTTGAGAATAGAGAACCCGATAAGAAGCCTTGGAAATCCCCCGAAGAATCCCAAAAATATGGTTATGTACACCTCTATTTTTATAGCAGATTCCAAAGGAATTCACTAATGGACGCTATAAAGCGGCACTCTAACAAGCTAAAATACTATAAGGGAATTAGATGGATACTTGGATTAAGATCGGCTATTGATTTTAAGCCCCGTGAGCAAGACACGGTTTCTATAATACAAGAGGGTATAAAACGAAGAAAAGCTTTAAGGTTCCCCGGACTCGGCATAATTGTTACAACTGCCCAACACCGTATTCCAGGTCGTGGAGACGATTTATGGTTCCGGTGGGACAGCTCCCTAACGGGTAAATTCGAAAACATCTTCAAGATTGCCGCAAAGAAAGAAATTAGAGAATATCAAAGTGTGCATATAAATCTAAATCGGTTGATTGTTGCCAGTGGATCAGAGTTCTCAGGTGAGATTTATCCAGTTATTAACCGAGACTTAGAGCAAATACCATTAGAATATCTGTGGAAAGATATTAAGGATGAAAAAGGTCGGTTTGAATTAGCCGAACTTGCAAAATATTTTGCACTTGCAATCCGGCATCTAGAGAGGAGCGTTCCCGAATGGTACAAAGATGCCACCGTGAGAAAGGAACCAATCCCAATAGATGATTTAGAAGCCCAAGGATTTGAGGAAATATCCCTTGCGGAGGTGTTGATGGAGTATCAGAAGCTAGAGCATCATACTAAAAAAGAGCTTATGGAAGAATACTACAGACTCCCGCTTAAAGAACGCTGCAGTACTGGAAAGTCTCTCCTAATTAAAATCGAATCAATAGAAAGACCAGATAAGGATACCACAATAATACACGGTTATGCACTCCTCCCCGATGGGCAAAGATGGGACTTGGAGAGTGCCCCACCAATTTCTCTTTCTGAAGACTCCTTTGTTGTTGTTACTCCAGTAATTGAAGAAAATGGCGGATTTAGACAGATAACAAAGTATAAGGATCCCAAATCAATACAGCATTCAATCCCTGCAACTATTCAATTCCTTGATGAGAACTCTGGTAGAGTGTCTATAAAACTGCTACAACCATTTGGCATCGAGAGCTATGAATTTGTTGCAGAGGAACATTTATACTTAGATAATGAAAATAGGGTAAGGAGACTGAAAAATGGAGATATGACGTTACACCCTGGAGGATACTTGGTAATAGACGAGACTGTTGATGATATAAATTCTTCGAGAGCTTATGATACCTTGGACACATTACGAGAAAATACGAATACACACCCATTCTATTCCAAACTAAACTCTCTCTACAAATCCCAAAGAATAACAAAGGACAAAATTGATTTAATGAAGATCACACCTCCATGGACTAAGGGTGATATTGAAGAGTTCATTAATACCTTTTTGATTGAAAAAGTAAACGATGAACAGAGGAGTTTTATACTAGATTGGGACAAAAATTTAGTAAATCTCCAAGGCCCTCCCGGAACAGGAAAAACATCATGGGCTATATCTCCTGCAATATTAAGTAGAGTTTATTCATCCCTAAAACAGGGGAATGATATTTTGGTTTTGGTAACGGGAATTTCCCATAGGGCAGTTAATGAGGCACTAACTAGTTTTATGAAGCTATTTAGTTCCCTGAAAGAAGAGTTTGAAGGTAAGGACATTAACATATATCGGCTTGTAAACAGCTCCGAGCAGAGAGACAAAATAAGAAGAGAACTTGAAAATGAACTTCCAGAAGAAACATTCAGCAACGTTAAATTCATTAATTACAATAAAGATTCAATCCCCTTTAGCTCTCCCAAAAAGGATGACATACCTTTGTCAAAGTTTTTACATCATCCCAGAGCAGTTATAGTGTTCGGAACCACCGGTGCAATTTCGGGATTATCTAACAGGAAGCTTTCTAATGGAAACAAAATCAACATAGCTGCAGATCTAATTGTAATAGATGAGGCTAGCATGATGGATCTACCCATGTTCTTCCTAGCAACATCATTCCTAAAAGAAAATGGACAGGTCTTATTAGTTGGTGACCACAGACAAATGCAGCCCATTCAACAGCACGACTGGGAACATGAAGATCGTGAAACAATTGAACAGCATACACCATTCCTGTCTGCTATCAATTTCATAAGATTCTTACGTGGGGAACTCTCAGAGTCGGAAAGAGAAGATTTCAAGAGATTCCTTTATAGAGACCCTCCTTTGTGGGAAAATAGTGACCTAAGAGAAAAAATTCTACCGTTCCATAGGCTCAATGAAACATACAGATTGCCTCAGGTTTCTGCAGATATGCATACTGATTTGTTCTACAAGTATGATGGCATTGAACTAAAGAGTAAGAAAAATGAAATTGAGACATTAAGACAGCACTCTGAGAAGTTTAAAACAAAGTTGAAAGAACACATTAGAAAATTAAAAGGAAATCCTGCCACACACACAATTGAGCCTGAATACCCCATAACCTTGGTACTCCATGATGAAAATAAGTCCACCAAAGTCAACGAAGTTGAGAAACTCATTATCAGCAAAATTGTCAAAAGCTTGCCTGAAGAGTATACTACCAAAGAGAAGTTTGGAGTTGTTGTGCCGTTTAAGGCACAAAGAGCCCAGATTAAGAATCTCCTTAGGGAAGTCGGGTTAGAACATGTTCAAGTTGATACTGTGGAGAGATTCCAAGGGGGAGAAAAAGACATTATAATCATCTCCCTGACGGCAAGTGATCCTTCCTACATAAGCGCAGTCTTGGAGTTCCTGTTTAATCCAAATAGGCTTAACGTTGCTGCAAGTAGAATGAAAGAGAAACTCATAATAATCGGATCCCAGGAAGTGTTCAATGCGACAACTAAAGATATCCAGAAATTTGAAGAACTGATAGAACCTTGGAGGACTTTATTCAGAAAGATACGAGCCCACGGGGAAAAATTGTGGAATGGAACTCTGGAAGAATTCATAGGGGACGTAGAGTCAGAGAAGGATAGATACCAAAAAATACTCGAAAAATACCAAGTCACCAACCTGGAAGTTTTTGGAATAAAAGAATGGCCCAAAGATTTATAA
- a CDS encoding tRNA-guanine transglycosylase, protein MSIRPKPPQEFTFFPVVNFMTGPPGVLRNGGIWKSIKRGIIHELKLSTIMTQVLHFVDFDLNEKSFNEWFKDGKTLKDWIIQENPTYSPILFADSGGFKLLYNREYDLSKYQLKATPESVLDLQLKLGADYVASLDYPIPPGLNEEETNERMEKSIMNAVRLMELVYDSHDVGVFPYLAVHGRSYEEIQYYVKRLFNLLEETGFNEYSHYPFGLAIGSMVPIKNHYELIVEIIKALKDTLLEIHSDPEKIPIHVFGISGRITPFMYYLGVDSFDSNTYVKAAQNLQFFVSYTQKKKFHTITSKDLDSCPFCNRIRGRNLQSAKKILKSKSYYRYSLGGQEVIKSDIYGIIALHNLSVQLNLLEELKRYNPKSREFKEWLVKYASNDNKLLKVVAKLSAIDNDFTEIASDLRVRLPRISGTRFYTRKISLKRDPTKFDITKLPYQISPEKRVILVLACTPEKPYSESRTHKIIFRYLQEHGINLEKIEKVTLSGMYGPVPQNFETETPVLEYDFILSSRTPEEQIDLVSTRLKTFLENHAKTKPVIAYIGSGAYRRIIQRVQKELEGKVSITLLPKESQMRKRVNSEVRKKTHLRTLVATLKKLLNTSTEPF, encoded by the coding sequence ATGTCTATTCGTCCAAAACCTCCTCAAGAATTCACATTTTTCCCAGTAGTCAATTTCATGACAGGTCCTCCCGGAGTTCTCCGAAATGGGGGTATATGGAAATCGATTAAAAGAGGAATAATACACGAGCTAAAATTGTCTACAATAATGACTCAAGTTCTTCACTTTGTGGATTTTGATCTCAACGAAAAGAGCTTTAATGAATGGTTTAAGGATGGAAAGACGTTAAAAGACTGGATTATACAAGAGAATCCGACTTATTCTCCCATTCTCTTCGCAGACAGTGGTGGTTTTAAACTTCTGTATAACCGGGAGTATGATTTGTCAAAGTACCAACTTAAAGCAACGCCCGAAAGCGTTCTAGATTTGCAACTTAAACTTGGTGCAGACTACGTTGCATCTTTGGATTATCCAATACCTCCTGGACTAAATGAGGAAGAAACTAATGAGAGAATGGAAAAGAGCATTATGAATGCTGTACGCCTGATGGAATTAGTGTATGATTCACATGATGTGGGGGTTTTTCCGTATCTTGCTGTCCATGGCAGATCCTACGAAGAAATTCAGTATTATGTCAAAAGATTGTTCAATCTCCTTGAGGAAACCGGATTTAATGAGTATTCCCACTATCCTTTTGGGTTGGCCATTGGTTCAATGGTTCCAATAAAGAACCATTATGAGCTAATCGTTGAGATAATAAAAGCTCTCAAGGACACATTACTTGAGATACATTCTGACCCAGAAAAAATTCCCATACATGTTTTTGGGATTTCTGGAAGGATAACCCCCTTCATGTATTATCTGGGGGTAGACAGTTTTGATAGTAATACCTATGTCAAAGCTGCTCAGAATCTTCAGTTTTTTGTTTCGTACACTCAAAAAAAGAAATTCCACACGATAACTAGCAAAGACTTGGATTCATGTCCATTCTGTAACCGTATTAGGGGTCGGAATCTCCAGAGTGCAAAGAAAATATTGAAGAGTAAAAGTTACTATCGCTATTCCCTTGGTGGGCAAGAAGTGATCAAGTCAGATATTTATGGTATAATCGCTCTTCATAACCTGTCAGTTCAATTAAATCTTCTAGAAGAGCTAAAGAGGTATAATCCCAAATCCCGCGAATTTAAAGAGTGGCTTGTTAAGTATGCAAGTAACGACAACAAGCTTTTGAAAGTAGTCGCTAAGTTGTCCGCGATTGATAACGACTTTACTGAAATTGCCAGTGACTTAAGGGTTAGACTTCCACGGATTTCTGGGACTCGATTTTACACTCGTAAAATTTCCCTAAAGCGTGATCCTACTAAGTTTGACATCACAAAGCTACCTTATCAAATTTCTCCAGAGAAGAGAGTTATCTTGGTATTGGCGTGCACCCCCGAAAAGCCGTACTCTGAATCTCGGACACACAAGATTATTTTCAGATATCTTCAGGAACATGGCATCAATCTGGAAAAGATTGAAAAAGTTACTCTCTCTGGGATGTACGGTCCCGTCCCCCAAAACTTTGAAACAGAAACCCCAGTACTAGAATACGACTTTATACTGTCTTCCCGTACTCCAGAAGAGCAAATAGACTTGGTATCTACCCGGTTGAAGACGTTCTTAGAAAATCACGCGAAGACTAAACCCGTTATTGCATACATCGGGAGTGGAGCATATCGGAGAATTATCCAAAGAGTTCAAAAGGAACTAGAAGGGAAAGTTTCTATCACTCTCCTACCAAAGGAATCTCAGATGCGAAAGAGAGTTAATTCAGAAGTCAGGAAAAAGACTCATCTAAGGACTCTTGTAGCGACACTAAAGAAACTATTAAACACGAGTACTGAACCTTTTTAA
- a CDS encoding tRNA(Met) cytidine acetyltransferase TmcA: MTVKVRFNKEVRDYAKGEKVKDSVLKLTETALAQALEKFHRRMIVIEGDSLRKAELAGILAGASAKVLSEIIDELKEKRLRDESEDKIEVLYATDALGEETFGRKRYEAFRKHFDVLAGSDVNVKAVTFKHTRDILGRTYDLLVLDLSYDYSPNDLGRIIETVRGGGLIFVLAHPFEKWKNMWTGFHKSLVTPPYTIDDVKKRFNRRLIRKFTEHDGIYIITENGKAKKKPKRNKSQAKVKARKGVEIPEETVFPRELYEMALTEGQVEVLKAFEELVENEGMVVLTADRGRGKSVSVGIAAIGLALALKKRTRIVVTAPEPENVQSLFRFARRALEKLGFKPHVVEEKGLIKELYARKIGLRYYPPTEGYKKNADLYILDEAAGIHVPILHKYLNKPRVVYSSTVHGYEGAGRGFSVKFLKRAKEKRQFKELHMDEPIRYAEGDPIEKWLFDVLLLDAEPVKLTEEDYELIKKKEVYFEEPDLDDWFENDREDLRNFVGIYILAHYKNRPSDVALLADAPHHEARVLRLKNGKIVTAIQIAKEGNIPKKVIDKMAKGYKPRGNIIPDMMVKHHYLKEFAKLKGYRIVRIATHPDAMDMGLGSKALELLEKEAREKGLDWIGSGFGASEELIRFWVRNGFAVVHLSPARNPVSGEYTAIVLKPLSERAEKLIKKANDEFRIRLTEWLGDTHRDLEPEIARWLFESPFGEAVDYPIHLTETQKKRLDAFTGKVLTYDTVVDAVKPIVKLYFLDGWMKPYLDERQIKLLIYRVLQAHSWEETAKLIDRTEMFTMIEVRDIIRGLWYYYKRVIG; this comes from the coding sequence GTGACCGTGAAGGTCCGCTTTAACAAAGAAGTGAGAGACTACGCCAAGGGCGAGAAGGTGAAGGACTCCGTTCTCAAGCTCACCGAGACGGCCCTCGCTCAGGCCCTTGAGAAGTTCCACAGGAGAATGATTGTCATCGAAGGAGACAGCCTGAGGAAGGCTGAACTGGCTGGAATCCTCGCGGGAGCCTCTGCAAAGGTTCTAAGCGAGATAATCGACGAGCTGAAGGAGAAGAGGCTCCGCGACGAGAGCGAGGATAAAATCGAGGTTCTCTACGCCACCGATGCCCTTGGAGAGGAAACCTTCGGAAGGAAGCGCTACGAGGCTTTTAGAAAGCACTTCGACGTTCTGGCAGGTTCTGACGTTAACGTCAAGGCCGTAACCTTCAAGCACACCCGAGACATACTCGGAAGGACCTACGACCTCCTCGTTCTTGACCTCAGCTACGACTACTCCCCCAACGACCTCGGAAGGATAATCGAGACTGTCAGGGGAGGCGGCCTAATATTCGTGCTGGCTCACCCGTTCGAGAAGTGGAAGAACATGTGGACGGGCTTCCACAAGAGCCTCGTTACTCCCCCGTACACCATCGACGACGTCAAGAAGCGCTTCAACAGGAGGCTCATAAGAAAGTTCACGGAGCACGATGGCATCTACATAATCACCGAGAACGGGAAGGCCAAGAAGAAGCCCAAACGGAACAAGAGCCAGGCCAAGGTGAAGGCCAGAAAGGGCGTCGAGATTCCAGAGGAGACCGTCTTCCCGCGCGAGCTCTACGAGATGGCATTGACTGAGGGCCAGGTTGAAGTTCTGAAGGCCTTTGAGGAGCTGGTGGAGAACGAGGGTATGGTCGTTCTCACCGCCGACAGGGGCAGGGGTAAGAGCGTCTCCGTTGGAATAGCGGCGATAGGTCTGGCTTTGGCCCTGAAGAAGAGGACAAGGATAGTTGTTACTGCTCCCGAGCCAGAGAACGTTCAGAGCCTCTTCCGCTTCGCCAGGAGGGCTCTGGAAAAGCTCGGCTTCAAGCCCCACGTCGTTGAGGAGAAGGGTCTGATAAAGGAGCTCTACGCGAGGAAGATAGGCCTGCGCTATTATCCGCCGACCGAGGGCTACAAAAAGAATGCCGACCTCTACATCCTCGACGAGGCAGCTGGAATCCACGTGCCGATACTCCACAAGTACCTCAACAAGCCCCGCGTGGTTTACTCCTCAACGGTTCACGGCTATGAAGGAGCTGGAAGGGGCTTCTCCGTCAAGTTCCTCAAGAGGGCAAAAGAGAAGCGCCAGTTCAAGGAGCTCCACATGGACGAGCCGATACGTTATGCTGAAGGCGACCCGATAGAGAAGTGGCTCTTCGACGTTCTCCTGCTTGATGCGGAGCCGGTTAAGCTCACCGAGGAGGACTACGAGCTGATTAAGAAGAAGGAGGTCTACTTCGAGGAGCCCGACCTGGATGACTGGTTCGAGAACGACAGGGAAGACCTGAGGAACTTCGTCGGCATATACATCCTCGCCCACTACAAGAACAGACCGAGCGACGTGGCCCTTCTCGCGGATGCCCCCCACCACGAGGCTCGCGTTCTGCGGCTGAAGAACGGGAAAATAGTCACTGCCATACAGATAGCCAAAGAAGGAAACATCCCGAAGAAAGTAATAGACAAGATGGCCAAGGGCTACAAGCCGAGGGGCAACATAATCCCCGACATGATGGTGAAGCACCACTACCTGAAGGAGTTTGCCAAGCTTAAGGGCTACCGCATAGTCAGAATCGCCACGCATCCAGACGCGATGGATATGGGACTTGGAAGCAAGGCACTGGAGCTCCTCGAAAAGGAAGCGAGGGAGAAGGGCCTCGACTGGATAGGCTCGGGCTTTGGCGCGAGTGAAGAGCTCATACGGTTCTGGGTCAGGAACGGCTTTGCGGTTGTACATCTCAGCCCTGCTAGGAACCCCGTGAGCGGGGAATACACGGCCATAGTGCTCAAGCCCCTCAGCGAGAGGGCGGAGAAGCTCATAAAGAAGGCCAACGATGAGTTCAGAATCCGCCTCACGGAGTGGCTCGGCGATACTCACAGGGATTTGGAGCCCGAAATAGCGCGCTGGCTCTTTGAGAGTCCCTTCGGCGAGGCCGTGGATTATCCGATACACCTGACCGAGACGCAGAAGAAGCGCCTCGACGCCTTCACGGGCAAGGTGCTCACATACGATACTGTCGTTGATGCGGTGAAACCCATAGTTAAACTCTACTTCCTCGACGGCTGGATGAAACCGTATCTCGACGAGAGGCAGATAAAACTGCTGATTTACAGAGTCCTGCAGGCCCACAGCTGGGAAGAGACGGCCAAGCTCATCGACAGGACCGAGATGTTCACCATGATAGAGGTGCGCGACATAATCAGGGGGCTCTGGTACTACTATAAACGGGTAATTGGCTGA
- a CDS encoding TIGR00288 family NYN domain-containing protein → MSGSNWEKIVSITKEGMRSIGMMRRKISRGKRIALLIDGPNILRKEFGVRLEDIVEALEGIGDLRVAKVILNQYAPQGLIEAVANQGFEVVVVSGETGVKLAVEAMREIYNPNIDVIALATRNAEFLPVILKAKEKGKETIVIGIEPGFSAALKHAADYTVILTPKGEGE, encoded by the coding sequence ATGTCAGGTAGCAACTGGGAGAAGATAGTTTCGATAACCAAGGAGGGGATGAGAAGTATTGGAATGATGCGGCGGAAGATAAGCAGGGGTAAGAGGATAGCATTGCTCATAGATGGCCCAAACATCCTCCGAAAGGAATTCGGTGTTAGGCTTGAGGACATAGTGGAGGCCCTTGAGGGTATTGGTGACCTCAGGGTTGCAAAGGTTATACTCAACCAGTACGCGCCCCAGGGGCTGATAGAGGCAGTTGCCAACCAAGGGTTTGAGGTGGTGGTAGTTTCTGGAGAGACCGGTGTCAAGCTTGCCGTTGAGGCAATGAGGGAGATCTACAACCCCAACATCGACGTAATTGCCCTCGCCACGAGAAACGCGGAGTTCCTACCGGTGATTCTCAAGGCAAAGGAGAAGGGAAAGGAGACGATAGTCATAGGAATAGAGCCCGGCTTCAGTGCGGCGCTCAAGCATGCCGCGGATTACACAGTAATCCTGACTCCAAAGGGTGAGGGAGAATGA
- a CDS encoding TIGR00288 family NYN domain-containing protein: MKEALFKVLKRGEKEVPPEKPPKPKSKRSIGLIIDGPNILRKEFGIKLEDIVEALDRIGKIRVAKVVLNQYAPQGLIEAVVNQGLEPIIVAGDTDVRIAIEAMELIYNSDVEVIALATRDADFLPIINEAKRKGKETIVIGVEPGFSVALQNAADYVIKMESKGGELSGGK; the protein is encoded by the coding sequence ATGAAGGAGGCGCTCTTCAAGGTTCTCAAGCGTGGAGAGAAGGAAGTACCCCCCGAGAAACCCCCAAAGCCGAAGAGCAAGAGGAGCATAGGCCTCATCATCGATGGGCCGAACATCCTCAGGAAGGAGTTCGGGATAAAGCTGGAGGACATAGTGGAGGCACTCGATAGGATCGGCAAGATTCGTGTGGCCAAGGTCGTTCTCAACCAGTACGCGCCCCAGGGGCTGATAGAGGCGGTGGTTAACCAGGGGCTTGAGCCGATAATCGTTGCCGGCGACACCGACGTGAGGATAGCGATAGAGGCTATGGAGCTCATATACAACTCTGACGTTGAGGTAATCGCATTGGCGACGCGTGACGCGGATTTTCTGCCCATAATCAACGAGGCCAAGAGGAAGGGAAAGGAGACGATAGTTATAGGAGTTGAGCCGGGCTTTTCTGTGGCCCTTCAGAATGCCGCCGATTACGTTATCAAAATGGAAAGCAAAGGGGGAGAGTTGTCCGGGGGCAAATAG
- a CDS encoding calcium/sodium antiporter yields MIVEIVAFIVGLAFLIKGSDFFVEAASRVAKGFGVSEFIIALVLASIATTLPEVTVSALAAYGGNSGIALGNAIGSALANIALILGISSLILPLNVEATAWKNSLFMVVVTAYAAFLMYDGTISRLDGASLILIYFGFLYYLYRKHMVLEEMNAGRGNPKRDVLIMLGSGLVVVVGARLVVDSAVTLARAMGVPEVVIGLTLVSIGTSLPELTNSLMATLKKLPNISVGNIIGANILDVLMVIGIASVIRPIGVDPGIFSFTLPLTLVVMVILTLSLRLTGKVSRITGVVFLAIYSYFLYVQFST; encoded by the coding sequence GTGATAGTTGAAATCGTCGCGTTCATTGTGGGGCTCGCCTTTCTAATCAAGGGAAGCGATTTCTTCGTAGAAGCAGCCTCGCGCGTGGCGAAGGGCTTTGGGGTGAGCGAGTTCATCATAGCGCTCGTTCTGGCCAGCATAGCGACGACCCTGCCTGAGGTAACGGTATCGGCGCTGGCAGCATACGGTGGAAACAGTGGTATAGCCCTTGGAAACGCCATCGGAAGTGCGCTGGCGAACATCGCCCTGATACTTGGAATATCCTCACTCATCCTTCCGCTCAACGTTGAGGCGACCGCCTGGAAGAATTCCCTCTTCATGGTCGTCGTTACTGCATATGCCGCTTTCCTAATGTATGACGGGACGATAAGCAGGCTCGACGGGGCGAGCTTAATCCTTATCTACTTCGGCTTCCTCTACTACCTCTACCGGAAGCACATGGTCCTTGAGGAGATGAACGCCGGGCGCGGCAATCCGAAGAGGGATGTCCTCATAATGCTCGGCAGTGGTCTTGTGGTAGTTGTCGGTGCGAGGCTGGTCGTCGACAGCGCGGTAACTCTCGCGAGGGCAATGGGAGTCCCGGAGGTCGTCATAGGGCTTACCCTCGTCTCAATAGGGACATCCCTCCCGGAGCTCACCAACTCCCTCATGGCAACGCTCAAGAAGCTTCCCAACATCAGCGTCGGCAACATAATCGGTGCCAACATCCTCGACGTGCTCATGGTCATAGGCATCGCCTCGGTGATAAGGCCCATAGGGGTTGATCCGGGCATATTCTCATTCACCCTCCCACTGACGCTGGTGGTCATGGTAATCCTTACACTCTCCCTGCGCCTCACCGGAAAGGTGAGCAGGATCACTGGGGTAGTCTTCCTGGCGATATACTCTTACTTCCTCTACGTCCAGTTCAGCACTTGA